The Styela clava chromosome 2, kaStyClav1.hap1.2, whole genome shotgun sequence genome contains a region encoding:
- the LOC120335667 gene encoding ATP-binding cassette sub-family C member 4-like isoform X4, whose amino-acid sequence MTLKPNTMKKSNIFSYITFWWLNDLFAEGRNRTLQEADMYELDPSDRSEEICNKLEKHWESEKEKPGKTGKPSLLRAITKTYVNKFMVLGTLGLFTEILRIAIPIFIIQLIRYFENKDTSPTWHGYAYAAAITFSSIILPLVYHLYFYQMQRIGWHIRASTCALMYKKTLRLSRRSLQQTSTGQIINLGSSDVARFDFLPIFLHYLWMGPLECIAVWYILWQEVGMALLAGIGVFLLITITQISIGRQFGKLRSATAVLTDKRIRLTNEVITGIRTIKMHAWEEPFAKLVEDARRTEVMKIIQSSSMKAFNSCIYFCQEKLTTFAILLTFVAMGGTITASKVFSIVGLLNALRLSTGMFISLAIEHTFSSIVSCKRIQKYLILEEYDTEQNKDANESSCQPFVKLQNFSAMWETDKPHRKKTLQYISADIKNGELIAVIGSVGSGKSSLLSALTGELSALDGTKKIKGKISYVDQLPWIFSGTIRENILFGSEYDSKWYTQVITACSLSQDLNVLKDGDLTPVGERGLTLSGGQKARVALARAVYRKDADIFLMDDTLSSVDTAVANHIFHHCINGLLLKKIRILVTNQMSFLKDCGRIMALKEGRVVGFGSYEELLDSGFDLVTFLNKNDEANKTDQSFRLGSRTVEHTFNTESDTRQSAYYIDKLKTATSTESTTSNEYLSVGNKEEVRAQGSVKRRVYLNYFRLGANTIFMVTMIIVSLASHVLYIMNDWWLAEWSQGFENHIKKSSNSNSLPKPTELFTLEEDGSGSSVNLNRTIFSANTIDEKSTEFDTKFYRNIYIIITVSMFIIILLRANMHFYFCISSGIRMHAKMFNAILKSPSRFFDINPADNWVYCERDHLDSCHKLFCRFYRYPTWCILCVAEKILSAYIKRYKKVGRNHKKSDLQSPVFNFTRITDSESVQGRETIQGKISSKPKFTQCSHWFGLRLDLITAIFISAVAFLCVVCASLLNLTPGEVGLILTFSAGMVTLLQWGVRQSAEVENLMTSVERIQQYYRLPSEAASEIEATKPPADWPFCGRIQFNKVSFSYFKNGPNVLKEVCLRIKPNEKIGVVGRTGAGKTSLVAALFRLNELENGEIYIDGIPISTLGLKDLRVAISVIPQDPILFAGTMRRNIDPFDIYTDDKLWEALAKVQLADFVKSLSLQLNTEMAETGSNFSVGQRQLICFARAILAKTKILVIDEATANVDMRTDQLIQSTIREEFKHCTVITIAHRINTVIDSDRILVLGGGLVKEFDEPYKLLQNKNGYFANIIKTIGCQEAKILESEAKRIYDKKYLLDNHT is encoded by the exons ATGACGCTCAAACCGAATACAATGAAGAAATCTAACATATTTTCCTATATCACTTTCTG GTGGTTGAACGATTTATTTGCTGAAGGACGCAACCGCACGCTACAAGAAGCCGATATGTATGAACTAGATCCAAGTGATCGCTCAGAAGAAATATGTAATAAGCTGGAAAA ACACTGGGAATCAGAAAAAGAAAAACCTGGGAAAACAGGAAAACCGAGTTTACTTCGCGCAATTACGAAAACTTACGTAAACAAATTCATGGTATTAGGAACACTTGGACTATTTACG GAAATTCTACGAATTGCAATCCCAATCTTCATTATACAACTCATTcgatacttcgaaaataaagaCACATCTCCAACATGGCACGGATACGCATATGCCGCGGCAATTACTTTTTCATCTATTATACTGCCTTTGGTTTACCACTTGTATTTTTATCAGATGCAGAGGATTGGTTGGCACATTAGGGCATCCACTTGTGCATTAATGTACAAAAAG ACATTGCGTTTGAGTAGACGGTCCCTCCAGCAGACGAGCACAGGTCAAATAATAAATCTTGGATCCTCTGATGTCGCGCGATTTGATTTT TTGCCAATATTTTTACATTATCTATGGATGGGACCACTAGAATGTATTGCAGTATGGTACATTCTCTGGCAAGAAGTAGGCATGGCGTTGTTAGCGGGAATAGGAGTATTTTTGTTGATAACAATAACTCAAATTTCGATTGGACGTCAGTTTGGTAAATTAAG GAGTGCAACAGCAGTTTTGACCGATAAACGAATTCGACTCACGAATGAAGTAATTACTGGAATAAGAACAATCAAGATGCATGCGTGGGAAGAACCTTTTGCAAAACTTGTAGAAGATGCAAGAAG gaCCGAGGTGATGAAGATAATTCAGTCCTCTTCAATGAAAGCGTTTAATTCCTGCATATACTTTTGTCAAGAAAAACTAACGACGTTTGCCATTTTACTAACTTTCGTAGCAATGGGAGGAACAATTACAGCCTCAAAA GTATTTTCTATTGTTGGGTTATTGAACGCTTTGAGATTATCGACCGGAATGTTCATCTCTTTGGCTATTGAGCATACTTTTTCATCCATTGTATCCTGTAAACGTATTCAG aaatactTGATTCTTGAAGAATATGATACGGAGCAGAACAAGGATGCAAACGAATCAAGTTGTCAACCATTTGTTAAATTACAGAATTTTTCTGCTATGTGGGAAACG GATAAACCTCATAGAAAAAAGACGTTACAATATATATCTGCCGATATCAAGAATGGTGAATTGATCGCGGTAATCGGTTCCGTCGGGTCTGGTAAA TCCTCTTTGCTAAGCGCACTGACTGGAGAACTATCCGCATTAGATGGTACCAAAAAGATCAAAGGAAAAATCTCGTACGTCGATCAACTGCCTTGGATATTTTCTGGAACCATCAGAGAGAATATTTTATTCGGAAGTGAATATGATTCAAAATGGTACACTCAAGTAATTACTGCATGCAGTTTATCCCAG GATTTGAACGTACTAAAAGATGGCGATTTGACACCGGTTGGGGAGCGAGGCTTGACACTGAGTGGAGGACAGAAAGCACGAGTTGCACTTGCAAGAGCTGTATATCGGAAAGATGCAGATATATTTCTGATGGATGACACATTAAGTTCCGTTGATACAGCTGTTGCTAATCATATATTTCACCATTGCATAAACGGGCTATTATTGAAAAAA ATCAGAATACTCGTTACGAATCAAATGTCATTTTTGAAGGATTGTGGCCGAATTATGGCGCTGAAAGAG GGACGGGTTGTTGGTTTTGGAAGTTATGAAGAACTTCTTGATAGTGGTTTCGATTTGGTAACATTTCTTAATAAGAATGATGAAGCCAATAAGACTGACCAGTCTTTTCGTTTAG GCAGTAGAACTGTTGAACATACATTCAATACAGAATCAGATACACGGCAATCTGCGTATTATATTGATAAGTTGAAAACTGCGACATCTACCGAATCTACAACG AGCAACGAATATTTGAGTGTTGGGAACAAGGAAGAAGTCCGCGCGCAAGGGAGTGTGAAACGTAGAGtttatctaaattattttaGACTGGGAGCAAACACAATTTTCATGGTGACAATGATTATTGTATCTTTGGCGAGTCACGTGTTATACATTATGAATGATTGGTGGTTGGCAGAATG GTCACAAGGATTTGAAAATCacataaaaaaaagttcaaattcaAACTCACTCCCCAAACCTACTGAACTGTTTACACTGGAAGAAGATGGCAGCGGGTCATCCGTAAATTTGAACAGGACAATATTTTCTGCCAATACTATCGACGAAAAATCAACAGAATTTGATACGAAATTTTATCGCAATATTTACATTA TTATCACCGTTTCCATGTTTATCATCATTTTACTGCGGGCCAACATGCATTTTTACTTTTGCATTTCCTCCGGAATTCGCATGCATGCAAAGATGTTTAATGCAATTCTGAAATCACCTTCCAGATTTTTTGACATCAATCCAGCAG ATAACTGGGTTTATTGTGAGCGTGATCATCTTGACAGCTGTCACAAACTATTTTGTCGTTTTTATCGTTATCCCACTTGGTGCATACTTTGTGTGGCTGAGAAAATATTATCTGCATACATCAAGAGATATAAAAAGGTTGGAAGGAACCA caAGAAGTCCGATCTTCAGTCACCTGTCTTCAACTTTACAAGGATTACCGACAGTGAGAGCGTTCAGGGTCGAGAAACAATTCAAGGAAAAATATCATCAAAACCAAAATTTACACAGTG CTCACATTGGTTCGGGCTGAGGTTGGACCTCATAACTGCGATTTTCATCTCTGCTGTCGCATTTCTGTGTGTTGTTTGTGCGTCGCTACTAAATCTAACACCAGGTGAAGTTGGTCTGATATTAACGTTTTCAGCTGGAATGGTGACTCTCTTACAATGGGGAGTGAGACAAAGTGCTGAAGTAGAAAATCTT ATGACTTCTGTCGAGAGAATTCAACAATATTACAGATTACCTTCTGAAGCCGCTAGTGAAATCGAAGCCACAAAGCCACCTGCTGACTGGCCATTTTGTGGACGGATACAATTCAATAAAGtgtcattttcatattttaaaaacgGCCCAAATGTGCTCAAAGAGGTCTGCTTGAGAATAAAACCAAATGAAAAA ATTGGAGTGGTTGGCCGCACAGGTGCAGGAAAAACTTCTCTCGTAGCCGCCTTGTTCAGGTTGAATGAATTAGAGAATGGAGAAATATATATTGACGGAATCCCTATCAGTACTTTGGGACTTAAAGATTTGCGAGTTGCAATATCAGTAATTCCGCAG GATCCTATATTATTTGCGGGTACTATGAGAAGAAATATTGATCCTTTTGATATTTATACCGATGACAAGTTATGGGAGGCGTTGGCAAAG gTTCAACTTGCAGATTTTGTGAAATCTCTATCGTTACAACTAAATACAGAAATGGCAGAAACAGGATCAAATTTCAGTGTTGGACAGAGACAACTGATTTGTTTTGCAAGAGCAATCTTGGCAAAAACTAAAATACTTGTAATTGATGAAGCAACTGCAAATGTAGATATGAG GACGGACCAGTTGATTCAGTCAACCATTCGGGAGGAATTCAAACACTGCACTGTGATAACCATTGCTCATCGTATCAATACAGTTATTGATTCAGATAGAATTTTA GTACTGGGCGGAGGATTAGTTAAAGAATTTGACGAACCTTATAAACTGCTTCAAAACAAGAACGGGTATTTTGCTAATATCATCAAAACAATTGGGTGCCAAGAAGCTAAAATATTGGAATCAGAGGCAAAACGG ATATACGACAAAAAATATCTCCTGGATAATCATACATAA
- the LOC120335667 gene encoding ATP-binding cassette sub-family C member 4-like isoform X6 produces the protein MTLKPNTMKKSNIFSYITFWWLNDLFAEGRNRTLQEADMYELDPSDRSEEICNKLEKHWESEKEKPGKTGKPSLLRAITKTYVNKFMVLGTLGLFTEILRIAIPIFIIQLIRYFENKDTSPTWHGYAYAAAITFSSIILPLVYHLYFYQMQRIGWHIRASTCALMYKKTLRLSRRSLQQTSTGQIINLGSSDVARFDFLPIFLHYLWMGPLECIAVWYILWQEVGMALLAGIGVFLLITITQISIGRQFGKLRSATAVLTDKRIRLTNEVITGIRTIKMHAWEEPFAKLVEDARRTEVMKIIQSSSMKAFNSCIYFCQEKLTTFAILLTFVAMGGTITASKVFSIVGLLNALRLSTGMFISLAIEHTFSSIVSCKRIQKYLILEEYDTEQNKDANESSCQPFVKLQNFSAMWETDKPHRKKTLQYISADIKNGELIAVIGSVGSGKSSLLSALTGELSALDGTKKIKGKISYVDQLPWIFSGTIRENILFGSEYDSKWYTQVITACSLSQDLNVLKDGDLTPVGERGLTLSGGQKARVALARAVYRKDADIFLMDDTLSSVDTAVANHIFHHCINGLLLKKIRILVTNQMSFLKDCGRIMALKEGRVVGFGSYEELLDSGFDLVTFLNKNDEANKTDQSFRLGSRTVEHTFNTESDTRQSAYYIDKLKTATSTESTTSNEYLSVGNKEEVRAQGSVKRRVYLNYFRLGANTIFMVTMIIVSLASHVLYIMNDWWLAEWSQGFENHIKKSSNSNSLPKPTELFTLEEDGSGSSVNLNRTIFSANTIDEKSTEFDTKFYRNIYIRRILNRFSKDMCEIDEFLPPRFWDFLFITGFIVSVIILTAVTNYFVVFIVIPLGAYFVWLRKYYLHTSRDIKRLEGTTRSPIFSHLSSTLQGLPTVRAFRVEKQFKEKYHQNQNLHSASWFLFLTSSHWFGLRLDLITAIFISAVAFLCVVCASLLNLTPGEVGLILTFSAGMVTLLQWGVRQSAEVENLMTSVERIQQYYRLPSEAASEIEATKPPADWPFCGRIQFNKVSFSYFKNGPNVLKEVCLRIKPNEKIGVVGRTGAGKTSLVAALFRLNELENGEIYIDGIPISTLGLKDLRVAISVIPQDPILFAGTMRRNIDPFDIYTDDKLWEALAKVQLADFVKSLSLQLNTEMAETGSNFSVGQRQLICFARAILAKTKILVIDEATANVDMRTDQLIQSTIREEFKHCTVITIAHRINTVIDSDRILVLGGGLVKEFDEPYKLLQNKNGYFANIIKTIGCQEAKILESEAKRIYDKKYLLDNHT, from the exons ATGACGCTCAAACCGAATACAATGAAGAAATCTAACATATTTTCCTATATCACTTTCTG GTGGTTGAACGATTTATTTGCTGAAGGACGCAACCGCACGCTACAAGAAGCCGATATGTATGAACTAGATCCAAGTGATCGCTCAGAAGAAATATGTAATAAGCTGGAAAA ACACTGGGAATCAGAAAAAGAAAAACCTGGGAAAACAGGAAAACCGAGTTTACTTCGCGCAATTACGAAAACTTACGTAAACAAATTCATGGTATTAGGAACACTTGGACTATTTACG GAAATTCTACGAATTGCAATCCCAATCTTCATTATACAACTCATTcgatacttcgaaaataaagaCACATCTCCAACATGGCACGGATACGCATATGCCGCGGCAATTACTTTTTCATCTATTATACTGCCTTTGGTTTACCACTTGTATTTTTATCAGATGCAGAGGATTGGTTGGCACATTAGGGCATCCACTTGTGCATTAATGTACAAAAAG ACATTGCGTTTGAGTAGACGGTCCCTCCAGCAGACGAGCACAGGTCAAATAATAAATCTTGGATCCTCTGATGTCGCGCGATTTGATTTT TTGCCAATATTTTTACATTATCTATGGATGGGACCACTAGAATGTATTGCAGTATGGTACATTCTCTGGCAAGAAGTAGGCATGGCGTTGTTAGCGGGAATAGGAGTATTTTTGTTGATAACAATAACTCAAATTTCGATTGGACGTCAGTTTGGTAAATTAAG GAGTGCAACAGCAGTTTTGACCGATAAACGAATTCGACTCACGAATGAAGTAATTACTGGAATAAGAACAATCAAGATGCATGCGTGGGAAGAACCTTTTGCAAAACTTGTAGAAGATGCAAGAAG gaCCGAGGTGATGAAGATAATTCAGTCCTCTTCAATGAAAGCGTTTAATTCCTGCATATACTTTTGTCAAGAAAAACTAACGACGTTTGCCATTTTACTAACTTTCGTAGCAATGGGAGGAACAATTACAGCCTCAAAA GTATTTTCTATTGTTGGGTTATTGAACGCTTTGAGATTATCGACCGGAATGTTCATCTCTTTGGCTATTGAGCATACTTTTTCATCCATTGTATCCTGTAAACGTATTCAG aaatactTGATTCTTGAAGAATATGATACGGAGCAGAACAAGGATGCAAACGAATCAAGTTGTCAACCATTTGTTAAATTACAGAATTTTTCTGCTATGTGGGAAACG GATAAACCTCATAGAAAAAAGACGTTACAATATATATCTGCCGATATCAAGAATGGTGAATTGATCGCGGTAATCGGTTCCGTCGGGTCTGGTAAA TCCTCTTTGCTAAGCGCACTGACTGGAGAACTATCCGCATTAGATGGTACCAAAAAGATCAAAGGAAAAATCTCGTACGTCGATCAACTGCCTTGGATATTTTCTGGAACCATCAGAGAGAATATTTTATTCGGAAGTGAATATGATTCAAAATGGTACACTCAAGTAATTACTGCATGCAGTTTATCCCAG GATTTGAACGTACTAAAAGATGGCGATTTGACACCGGTTGGGGAGCGAGGCTTGACACTGAGTGGAGGACAGAAAGCACGAGTTGCACTTGCAAGAGCTGTATATCGGAAAGATGCAGATATATTTCTGATGGATGACACATTAAGTTCCGTTGATACAGCTGTTGCTAATCATATATTTCACCATTGCATAAACGGGCTATTATTGAAAAAA ATCAGAATACTCGTTACGAATCAAATGTCATTTTTGAAGGATTGTGGCCGAATTATGGCGCTGAAAGAG GGACGGGTTGTTGGTTTTGGAAGTTATGAAGAACTTCTTGATAGTGGTTTCGATTTGGTAACATTTCTTAATAAGAATGATGAAGCCAATAAGACTGACCAGTCTTTTCGTTTAG GCAGTAGAACTGTTGAACATACATTCAATACAGAATCAGATACACGGCAATCTGCGTATTATATTGATAAGTTGAAAACTGCGACATCTACCGAATCTACAACG AGCAACGAATATTTGAGTGTTGGGAACAAGGAAGAAGTCCGCGCGCAAGGGAGTGTGAAACGTAGAGtttatctaaattattttaGACTGGGAGCAAACACAATTTTCATGGTGACAATGATTATTGTATCTTTGGCGAGTCACGTGTTATACATTATGAATGATTGGTGGTTGGCAGAATG GTCACAAGGATTTGAAAATCacataaaaaaaagttcaaattcaAACTCACTCCCCAAACCTACTGAACTGTTTACACTGGAAGAAGATGGCAGCGGGTCATCCGTAAATTTGAACAGGACAATATTTTCTGCCAATACTATCGACGAAAAATCAACAGAATTTGATACGAAATTTTATCGCAATATTTACATTA GAAGAATTCTTAACAGGTTTTCCAAAGATATGTGTGAAATAGATGAGTTCTTGCCTCCAAGATTTTGGGATTTTCTCTTT ATAACTGGGTTTATTGTGAGCGTGATCATCTTGACAGCTGTCACAAACTATTTTGTCGTTTTTATCGTTATCCCACTTGGTGCATACTTTGTGTGGCTGAGAAAATATTATCTGCATACATCAAGAGATATAAAAAGGTTGGAAGGAACCA caAGAAGTCCGATCTTCAGTCACCTGTCTTCAACTTTACAAGGATTACCGACAGTGAGAGCGTTCAGGGTCGAGAAACAATTCAAGGAAAAATATCATCAAAACCAAAATTTACACAGTG cGTCGTGGTTTTTGTTTCTTACTAGCTCACATTGGTTCGGGCTGAGGTTGGACCTCATAACTGCGATTTTCATCTCTGCTGTCGCATTTCTGTGTGTTGTTTGTGCGTCGCTACTAAATCTAACACCAGGTGAAGTTGGTCTGATATTAACGTTTTCAGCTGGAATGGTGACTCTCTTACAATGGGGAGTGAGACAAAGTGCTGAAGTAGAAAATCTT ATGACTTCTGTCGAGAGAATTCAACAATATTACAGATTACCTTCTGAAGCCGCTAGTGAAATCGAAGCCACAAAGCCACCTGCTGACTGGCCATTTTGTGGACGGATACAATTCAATAAAGtgtcattttcatattttaaaaacgGCCCAAATGTGCTCAAAGAGGTCTGCTTGAGAATAAAACCAAATGAAAAA ATTGGAGTGGTTGGCCGCACAGGTGCAGGAAAAACTTCTCTCGTAGCCGCCTTGTTCAGGTTGAATGAATTAGAGAATGGAGAAATATATATTGACGGAATCCCTATCAGTACTTTGGGACTTAAAGATTTGCGAGTTGCAATATCAGTAATTCCGCAG GATCCTATATTATTTGCGGGTACTATGAGAAGAAATATTGATCCTTTTGATATTTATACCGATGACAAGTTATGGGAGGCGTTGGCAAAG gTTCAACTTGCAGATTTTGTGAAATCTCTATCGTTACAACTAAATACAGAAATGGCAGAAACAGGATCAAATTTCAGTGTTGGACAGAGACAACTGATTTGTTTTGCAAGAGCAATCTTGGCAAAAACTAAAATACTTGTAATTGATGAAGCAACTGCAAATGTAGATATGAG GACGGACCAGTTGATTCAGTCAACCATTCGGGAGGAATTCAAACACTGCACTGTGATAACCATTGCTCATCGTATCAATACAGTTATTGATTCAGATAGAATTTTA GTACTGGGCGGAGGATTAGTTAAAGAATTTGACGAACCTTATAAACTGCTTCAAAACAAGAACGGGTATTTTGCTAATATCATCAAAACAATTGGGTGCCAAGAAGCTAAAATATTGGAATCAGAGGCAAAACGG ATATACGACAAAAAATATCTCCTGGATAATCATACATAA